The bacterium genomic sequence TAACTCCACCTGGTTTCAATATTCGAAGTAATTCTTGAACCGCTCCCTCATGGTTATCAATAACACCAAGCGTGTGAGTAAGTATCACACAATCATAAGTGTCGTTTAAAATGTCGGGGATGTCTCTCAAGTCGCCATAAATATTTGCTTGAGTATTGTCGGCATTGATGTCAAGAACATCGCTTTTTGTAACATGAGAACCGCCGAATTTCTTTGTGTAATAATTGTCATGTATCTCAAGACACACGCCCTTTATGTGCGCGGCATGCAGACGAATAAACTGCTCAATATATGAACGATCTACTGGCGTTCCGCGATCGAAACCAAACTTCGCGCTTATTGGTCGAAGAGATTTTGCGGGGAAGAGAAAATACCCCTTTTTGGGGAAAAGGTTTTTTGTGACGAACGCTCGTATTGAACGCATTGTGTTTATAATAATGTTTTGATTCATAAATTATTTATCTCTTCAATAGCGCGCCCAAATATTTTACCCGCTGGCGAAATGAAATGACGAGTGGTGATGTTAAGTATTTAAACTCGATAAATGAATGTGTCCTATCGACACCGATACGAAAAACCTTCATTGGATCATCTCCCGTATTTACAAAACCTTCATCCATCGAGAATGCTAGATTATATCCAGCTTGCTTAACGGATTGAAGAATCTCATCAGAATAAACACCCTTGGGATATGCAAAATATTTTATGGGGAAACCCAATATCGACTCGAGTTTTAATTTTGATTCAATAATTTCCAAATCTCGCTCCTCTTTTGATAACGATGAAAAATCTTGATGGGTCATGCTATGACACCCAATATCCCATCCACTTTTTTTAAGTTCCTGAATCTCGCTTAACGAAAGAAATGGTCGATCACCGCCAAGTTCATTCTGATTTGCATGCGGGGAATCTCCCAACACTAAAGAAACTGGTTTTATTCCTCTCTCTTTAAAATATTCCTTCGTCCGTAAAATATCTTTATACCCATCATCAAATGCAATAAGGAAGGATGGTTCTTTAATAACATGTTTCCCGCTTACGTGCAGGAAGAGGTCATCTATCGATATTGCCTTGCGATGTAGTCGTAAAAATTCAATCTGCTTTTTAAGTTCATCGAAATTCTCGCTAAATCGCCATACATCTTCGGCGATACTGTGATAACAAAAAACCACAACACCCTTTGGGGGCACGCGCAACACCCCACCGATTGTCCCAAGGGTGACGTAAATTATTCGACGGATCAATATATATATTCGAAACATCATACGGAATCTACTAAAGAAGTTTTATAATTAACCGGTAAAAATTTAGGTTTTAAAATAATATCAACAAATGCATCACTACTTTTTTGCCATTCAAAATTTGCAGCCCATACAACTCCTTGAGTAGAAAGGGTTTCCCTCTTTAATTCGTCGAGAAGTAACTGCTTAATAGTTTTTGCCAATACATCTATTTTCCCATAAGGTACCAAAATACCAGTCTCACCGTCCCGTACAGAATCACGCAACCCTGGCACATCCGATGCGATGACAGGTGTCCCACAAGCATTTGCTTCGATGGTTGTTATCCCCCACCCCTCCATCATCGACGGATTGACGAACACCCACGATGCTCGCATAATATCGCGCTTATTCTCTTCGGTTACTTTTCCAAGAAATGAT encodes the following:
- a CDS encoding methyltransferase domain-containing protein, producing the protein MNQNIIINTMRSIRAFVTKNLFPKKGYFLFPAKSLRPISAKFGFDRGTPVDRSYIEQFIRLHAAHIKGVCLEIHDNYYTKKFGGSHVTKSDVLDINADNTQANIYGDLRDIPDILNDTYDCVILTHTLGVIDNHEGAVQELLRILKPGGVILVTVSAMGVAQDPAHCFWRYTPAGLKYLFKKYLPDGNIETTSYGNVLSGQAFWVGLAAEELSAEELSYNDPRYAIVSAGVIQKK
- a CDS encoding polysaccharide deacetylase family protein; translated protein: MMFRIYILIRRIIYVTLGTIGGVLRVPPKGVVVFCYHSIAEDVWRFSENFDELKKQIEFLRLHRKAISIDDLFLHVSGKHVIKEPSFLIAFDDGYKDILRTKEYFKERGIKPVSLVLGDSPHANQNELGGDRPFLSLSEIQELKKSGWDIGCHSMTHQDFSSLSKEERDLEIIESKLKLESILGFPIKYFAYPKGVYSDEILQSVKQAGYNLAFSMDEGFVNTGDDPMKVFRIGVDRTHSFIEFKYLTSPLVISFRQRVKYLGALLKR